The following DNA comes from Epinephelus lanceolatus isolate andai-2023 chromosome 1, ASM4190304v1, whole genome shotgun sequence.
GCAACAGGGTAGAGCTGGTTAGGAAAAAGGAAGGACAGGAGGCTTGTTTTTTGGAAAATGATGTAAAATTTGAAGTATTAAGGACTGGGAGGAACTGGGAGGCAGGCAGACAATGTAAGCAAGAACATAAGAGTAATGGGAAGAGGGGCTGGGTATCAAACTTCAATACCACTTGGGTACCAAAAGATGTTGCCGAAATTGTCAAGTACAGAAAGATGGCATCAAAAGTTTGGTCAGATCTGTAGTCTTGTTTACTCATTTTTTTGTTGCTCAGATTTTACCTGATTTGAATCAAAATTTTGGGAAAGCTGGACAGTCTTTTTTGTGGGATGTACGCCTGCAAGCCAGCGCCTGACTAGCACAAGCATGTATATTCCCTCAGTTTACTCAATCAAACTCATCAAAGCAACATGTTTTAACTCAGATCTCAAATCAGCACTGGTAATTATCAGACAACAGCCAGTCCGTGGAGTGAGGAGGGTAAAACAGGGGAGGAACAGGTAAGATAGGGAATAAACTTTTTAACTATAATGAGCTGATCTCTCTGCTGGTCTTCTCCGTGGCTGCTTCAGACTTGCAGCTCCTCTCATCCCAGATATTTAGGCATCATTGGCAATTCCAAGCCtactctcctccccctccagcAGCTTCCTGTAGGTAGCAATCTCCGCATCCAGCTTGAGCTTAATGTGCAGCAGTTCCTGGTAGTCTTGGAGATACTTGGTCATCTCTAGTTTGGTTTCGCAGAGCTGGGCCTCCAACTGAGCGATGACACCCTCGAGGCTCCCCACCTTATCCATGTGGGACATCTCCATgtcctccagctgctgctccaGGGATGCGTTGCGAGCCCTCATCCCATCGATCTGGTTCTGCAGCTCTGTAACTTGGTTGTGGAAGGTCGTGATCTCGTCTTTCATGGCCTTCATTTGCTCCTCGTGCTTGCCAGCATGCTCTTTGAGGGTGTCAAACTTGCTCTTGTACCACTTCTCTGCTTCCTTGACGTTGCGAGCAGCGACAGATTCTATCTCTGCACGCATGGTGCGCAGATAAGCAGCCAGGTCAGGGCGATCGCCATCCAGCTCTGCAGAAATCTTTGAGTCCTCAATCTGCTTCATGAGGTCTGCCACCTCTTCATCATGCAGCTTCTTGAGGAACTCTATCTCGGCCACCAGTTGCTCTATACGCTTCTCCAGCTCAGCCTTCTGCAGCGTGGCGTTGTCAACATCCTGGCGAAACTCACTCAGGATCATCTCTGCCTCTTCTTTGAGcgccagctcctcctccagcctTAGTCTCCACACCTCAACCTCTTCTTCAATGTAGCCTCGCTCGATATCGGCTGCTCCCTTCTCATTAGTCAGGGCCTCAATCAGCTCCCGCACCTCTTTAAACTTGAGCTCATATTCTTCTCCGATGCCTGCGGGGCCTCCTTTGTAGCGGCCCTGCAGTGCAGCCAGTTCAGCCTGAAGAGCAGCATTCCTCTGCTCTAGTGCCTGGACCTTCTCGATGTAACCTGCAAACTTGACGTTGAGTTCCTGCATCTCCTCTTTCTCGTTGGCATGTTGCTGGTGTATCTCTGTGCCCAACTCCACGGCAGTGCTGCGATAAACGGCGCGTCCACGGCTGTCATATGAGGATCCACGGCACCGGGAAGGTGACGGGCTCTGAACCCTTACTCTGCCGCTGGAGCCGCTAACCTGCAGGCTCTTCTGGGTGTAAGATGCCGCTCTCATGTTGTGTAAAATACAGGGTTTATTTTCAGTTTACAGAGGAACAGCTGCTCTCTCGGCTTCTCTTCGTGTAGCCCGCAACGCGACTGACACTCCCTCAGATCACCCCTGAGTTTTTATGCAGCAATAAAGAATGTCTCAGACAGCCATGAAACTCACGCTTGGTTTTAACATATTTCAAAAGCGGATTATGACAGGCTCTCAGAGACCTGTGGCTGCATGCTCTTTATTAGCTAACGCTGTATTGTTACTGGCCAGGCGGGTCGTGTCCACTCCCTGgcctctgcaccaggatgtgAAATAGTGATCAGATCATGTATGACTGTTATTTTTCACTCACTACCCACTTAGGATGGTAATGAAGTTGGGTGTAACAGGGAGGGCACCCAGTGCACTGATAAACAGTGACCGTGTGCTTTGGCAGCAGGTTTTTCCTACACAACTTTGTGAAACTGCTCTGACGCCGATTCCCTTAACTTTCTCCACATTAGCGAACAAGTCATGCTCCTAAAGAATAATTTTAAATTACATCTGGAAAACATGATGAATATTTCATATTCTCATCTCAGTTACCACCAAACATAATTATTAAAAGCCTTAAACCTATGACTAAAATGAAAGAACACATATCAGAAGCACTGTTcagagtgaaaaagaaaaaaatgattatGGAAAGACATATTCTCCAGATATAAACACAGGAAATGGAGAGGAATACGAGACTGGGTGCCCAGAGAGCGGCAAATGAAATGTTGAATTAAACCGGCTATCAATATCGTTCAGGGTTTTATCCCGAGTATCATACCAGTGGCTCTTACCAGGGGTGGAAACCCCTGAAATGTGTGCTAACCTAATCTACATGTAAATGTCTGATGTGTCACTCACTTTGACATACTGTCCCGCAAAGTCAGTGACCTCTGAAGTGAAGCAGCCCGAGGCGTCCACAGGGCAGATAGGAGCCTGGTCCCTCTGGATGATCTTGTATTCTGTGCACACCCTGTAATCATCCTGCGGAGAGAATAATACACAGTTTAAAGGGTTTAGTGAGAAAGGGTATTTGTGTTATCTAAATCTATATTTATACCACATTTAATTCACtgcaaatacataaatacacatcGCAACTACAGCTTAAACTACTGGTCAATTAATCTAACAGTGGATCGACAAAACATTAATTGGCAATTATTCTGATAATCTATTAGTccttttaggtttttttttttttttgcaaaagtgTTCCCCAAAATCTGACTTTCTTATTCGTCCTATGATAGTAAACTTAATAGCTTCGGGTTAAATGTCAGCTTTGGATTCAAGAAAAGTGTGATAGGCATTTTTCTCTACTCCCTGACTTTTTATAGGAATAAAAACTTATCAGTTAAATTAGAAAATTATCATCTGATTGGtcaattatgaaaataattataACTTGCAACCCTAATTATAACAAAGGCATGAACTGTATCTTATTACCTCAacttgaaaatgtgtttgaaggAATTAAAGATATGCTATGTGGAATTATCCTTTAAAAAACGTGCCAAGACATCGGCACAAAGAGTTTCATGTAAGACAGCTAACAAActacaaacacaacagcaaaagtttaaaacaaacaacataacacTTCTACATAGAGAAAACCAGCAACAGACTTAAAACATACAGCCAATTTACAGCAAACAATTGAATTAGCAGCGTTGAGTAACCACATGTACGCATTCAGTGGTTAAATAGTCCTTAATCTTGTTTTCAAAATCTTCCACACTTATaatataatctagtttaggtcaTTCTGCAGCTGACACCACGATGAAAGAGCAGAGATTTTAAAAGCACTTTCATTTAAGTCAGTGCGGGTTCCAGAAATGACTGCATTAGTAACTGTCCGAGTGACCGAAGGTTGCAGCTACTGATAGTTTTAGGAGTCAGTAGGGAACATAAATAAAGAGGCAGTTCATGTAATATGGCCttataaagaaaaatgttcCTATCTACGGCTATATAAAGAGGACAAACCTACTTTCTCATACAGACTGCAGTGATGTGTGCAGAAACCCGaatcacatgaaaataattATCTAACCCCTTTGGCAGCCACTTTCACTAGTTTAAAGCTATGTTATGACTCCATATTAAATTCCTTGTTGAGCTAGATACTTTTTGCAGTGTTGAAAGAAGCACTGCTGGTATGTGGCAGCTACGCACGAAAGATCTGAGTACTGTCCagctgaaaatgtattttgtattcaAACACCCTGTCAGGATCCGAGATGGATGGCTCCAGGGGTCATTTCACATCCAGTCATGACAACATAAAATTtgagaaatgtattttgacagTGCTTTTCCTCCCGCTGTATATCTTCAGAggaaatgtatttatgtttccaCCAACCGATCAATGTGACTGTGATCACCAAATAACAGAACTGTGAccaaatttaattaaaaaaacacatttaaaaccaaaatgtaTACGGGATGTTGATCTCAAGGGGTTACTTAACAGCCCCATGGGGACTGAGCTGAAATAAGCACAGAGTGCAGAGGAGGAAGCCATGCCAGAAAGGAAGACTGAGTGTGTATCCACAGCTGGCTACAGCCACAGGGGCATCCATCTGCCCTTGACAAGGGCATCTAACCTATTAGCAATGACCCAATACCTCTGATAGCACCGCTCCTCAGGAATTTTGACTGCAGGATTACACTGGTACTGTAGCatttaatacaaatattttaGTAATTACCTCCGGCTCAGAAATTTGTCAATTCTGAATTAAAATGCCAGATTATTTAACGGGGCTCTGTGGGAATTCAGGGTGACAGCGACATGTAGACAAGCCAAGTTAGCCATCtgagctagcatgctaactgcACTAACAacagatcagaaatgtgcaacacaAAAGACATAGATTATGTCGCATTAGGCCGTTCTaaactgtaaattcaccacttctaagcaaaAGGCAGAGGATAACGTCATCCCGGACCCTGACCAGGCAAAGCCTCTTTTCCTGAGAGGTCTCCGACTAATGATTTGAATCTTTGACTTTCCTATGTGATTTACTGTATGGTCGCATGTGTCCACTCCAGTCTACAGGAGCTACACCTGCCATGGCTAAAGGCACTCAAAGCAgtaaagcagcagaaaattgGGAAAACATGTTGACCActttaaaaactacaacaaaaaaaccctctgCAATTTcagaaaaagagcaaatataGAAATAGAACATAATTGAATTATATTGGTAGAGGCAATGCTCCTGGACACACATGAAAGACTAACTTTTAAACACAGGACGGCAGTGAAGCCATCCACAGCACAACACTTGACAGGAGGTGACCTTGTTTTCCTCCAGAGTGTGCTCCATATGAGCATCTGCAGGACGGGATAAACAAGCTTACTTGAAGCAACGTTTCAGAAGTACATTTCTCAACTTCATTCCAAATCACTCGAGGAAGTGAAGTACATTATAATTAAAAAGGAGGAGGGTGATCCTGACAGAAAGCAGGTTTGAGCCCCGTGACAGTGACAGAAGGGAGAGGGATCAACGGCTGCACACAGTAGACTCAGCCACCACAGTGCACTGCTTGATGTATATCTTGCACTCTGTTAGTCTCTTGTCTTAATCCTTAAAAGCCTTTGTTGGTCGAGGTCTCGATTTAGAGTCTCAACTAGCAGGCTTATGGCTAAGACACTGATAAACTGTCATAGAACATCCATTATTCATTAGGATCTGACTGGTCTGGACATTTATCACAATATTTGAAAACACTTGTTAGTGGGTGCGAATTCACAACGTCTGTTAGCAGTTTTCATTTCATGCTATCATAGACTTTTGTACTCATGGCAAACTACAGTAGTGTATGGAACGCCATTTAAGtcaatgttaaataaataaataagtaaataaatcatACCATCCTGATCACGGCTACACAGGCACATGTGTACTGTGGCTTCAACTGGCTCAGGCAAacactccttttcttttttttaatcaagcaACATATTTTAGGAGTTCTATTAATTGAATGTGTGTGAGGTGATTTTGGGGATACCATACTGTATACGAGAAAAACtactgaatatttttattttaggcCTTCTCTTTTCGGTTTTGCACTCTGTAGACGGTCCCTTCGCACTCATCTCACAGCCTGCCGCACATCAAGTTATGTAGTAGCTTGTTGTTGTCTActtcatttgcattttaaccGTTTGCTTTTGAGTTAGTAATGCCGGGATATCGTATCTTGGAATATCCAATTTTACCAAACTGCACAGAGCTGCGTTCACAAATGCCGACTGCGGTTTGCAACCATGTTTATAAGGGTCAGCTGGCAATAtcaaactatatcaaaacatcaaacaGCAGGGAAAAGGTGACTAGTAATGACCTCATCAGCCTTCTATCATGTTTATAAGGCTGGTAACGTTGCCTGTTTTACTGCGGTCCAGCTaaaagcagacatctcttcTTTGGCAGTTTTGGCGGAGCATTTTCTGGTGCACTGTACTGATTGCGATACAACACCAACACATTTGCTTAATACCACAACTGTAGTTACAAATGACAGAAATCCACCAAGTACACTTGTTAGGAAAGTGTTTTCCGTGAAGACACCTGACAAGGGTTTTGTCGAGAGCTGCAGACAGAACGAAATTTGACAAAGGTGGCTGCCTTTACAttttccatgcaggaaaaaacCTGAAGAAGTCAATAtagttcaataaataaataggtttttatttcaaaaattaCGCTTTTCAAAGGACTACTTTTATTTATCTCAGGGGACTTTTATTCCGTAACGCCACATTTATTTCACAAGTCTTTTAATTTCCATTTGTTATACTCAATGAATGGGGTGTGGTTATCTTACAGATTTAATTCagagtgatattttttttattttataggcatatttatttacttatttatcatTATTGCTGATTTTAATGGCATTTCATAGTGGTGGTGCTGAAACCATTAGTCAAATAACCTGTTAATTACCACTAAGGGCCTGTGTCCTCATAGCATAGCGCTTGTGCCTTTATTCAATTGTTCCCAATGATGCGACCACAtgctgacacatagagaaaACGCGCCGCATCCAGCATCTTTTTTCAGACTGCTTTTATATGCGACCATCCTGAGCGTTTTAGCTGAAAATGTgtgaacttttcagaaaggcgCTGGTGACGTCACTGCTACTCCTTCAGCTACTGTATGACATGTCAGTCAGAAACTATCACAACAAGGACAGAAAAGCTGATTTGTGGGAGCAGATCAGTTGGACACTGGATGCTGCTGGTGACTGTTGTGATTTTATCACTGTGCGCTTTGAAAGCTTGTTGTTAACTGTGTAGTCAACCCTCTGTTAATGCAGCATTAACATAACAGTAATTTATGAAGTCAAATTGCTAAAAAAATTCCTGCTCTCTGTTTCAAATAATTCTCCCTTGAATCTCTTTGGGTTTCTTTGGTCAGAGGAACAGTTGCGATGGGCAATTTTATCtctatttttctgacattttatgaaCCCAAAGATAAATCTcttgattaaaaacaaagcacaaagcAGGAAAGCAGTGAAAGACCACACTCACAGCTCCAAAGTATGGTGCCTGGTGGACCACACCtgtgccctcctcctccttgacGTAGTTATCCATCACCACCTGGAATGCCCCTGTCTCCCCACTCTGAAGTGAAACAAGGATGAACACAATTAGATGAAGAAGGGCGAGTGATGAGGAAGCAAAAGAAACAGAGCCACAGATAGTGATAGATAGGGAGAGATTAAAAGACTAGCAAAAGAGATTTAGAGAACGTGAACTGAGATGCCAATTTGTGGTCGGACAGGTAATTAAAGTGAGACATAGgtctgtctttattttgtgacaaacaacacataaactTGTAGAACACAAAGGAACAACGACACAAACCACTAACCTTGGCAAAGTATGGGAAAAGAGGCTTGTATTTTTTCCCGTTCAGCGTCTTGCCAGGAaatctaaaaacacaaaacacacatttcaataTCTGTAATTCACTCTTATTTAATTTACTCAGTTTCTCTAAACAGTGCCCTCTGACTGTCCAGCTATTGATACAACTCTCTTAAAAGAGTTCTGCTTTGTAAAGATGCACATACAATATCTATCCATTATAAAGTCTGACATCTCTATTAGGGCTACAACTAATAGCTATGGATGTTGCAGATTaatctgtctcatttaaaaatgttagAAAACAATGAGAAAAGCTTGTTACAATATCACAGCGCAGTGGTTTTTAAAAGGTTTTGTGCCCAAGGGACACCAAAGGACAAGCccaaatctcaaggcacacctgtatttatatctgtgcacaacagcCTCTAtaatgtgttatcactcttatcacaacttaaatgtatgtttattttttctaataTCAAGTAATGATTGACAGCCAACTATTACTCATGAAATATTTAACTAAATGATTCAAGAAttaattttaaacttttttaaattacatcaaagcaccaataacacatcCATTTCAATGGaaaataatgtaagataatgtgatgtgtctCACACTTACAATTTCCACACAAGAACGGTGACAAATAGGTTCCTGGTGAAggctttttaaattaaataaattacatttgtttagtagagtttgcctctttattaggaaatgggtctAACAACacactgatacagtcaattaaaaatccattcataactttttgtgtaggcccagttgaatattgcaataagtTATCACAATATCCCACTGCACATCTGGATTGCTTCagggcacaccatttgagaaccactgtcaTAGCGCATATCATGTGTGACTtcatcaaatgtcttgttttgtccaaacatttccaaaactaaaaatattaaatttactATAATGTAAGACCAaggaaagcagcaaatcttcacatttgagaaataatattttggggcatttttgcttgaaaaattactgatacaattaattgattataaAAATACTTgctgtttatatatttttttttatcatcaaataatcaattaactaatTATCGATTAATCGATGCAACTTTCAGTcccttaaaataaaaaccagaTGTGACCGAGGAGGGTTTGTGTTAATTCAGCAAATAATATGGTATTACAAAATTATTTAgactacttttttttctttaattggaAAGAATGATAACCAGTATCATAACCATGTTcatataatttgtttttgtcttttaatttaatGCCTTATTGTTATTTACTCCTTTTAATGGGCTTTGTTGGCGCATAATTGTTGAAAAAATGGACATAATTGGAAAATTGTTAATACAGACCAAAATAAATTTCAACTTCCAAAATGTTTTGGCCTGGTGGTAATTTAGATGTGTAAAATGCAGGATTTAAATAATGTCAgggtttatttttgctgttttctgctggaGAAACCCCACACTTTGGAAACCAAACCTACACCATCCACCAAAGGCTGACCAGAGCATCTTAAATGCACCACAGAATATAAAAcgtgatatacagtacaggccaaaagtttggacacaccttctcattcaatgcgttttctttattttcatgactatttacattgtagattctcactgaaggcatcaaaactatgaatgaacacatctggagttatgtacttaacaaaaaaaggtgaaataactgaaaacatgttttatattctgctttcttcaaaatagccaccctttgctctgattactgctttgcacactcttggcattctctccatgagcttcaagaggtagtcacctgaaatggtttccacttcacaggtgtgccttatcagggttaattagtggaatttcttgctttatcaatggggttgggaccatcagttgtgttgtgcagaagtgaggttaatacacagccgacagccctattggacaactgttaaaattcatattatggcaagaaccaatcagctaactaaagaaaaaccagtggccatcattattttaagaaatgaaggtcagtcagtccggaaaattgcaaaaactttaaatgtgtccccaagtggagtccatcaagcgctacaacgaaactggcacacatgaggaccgacccaggaaaggaagaccaagagtcacctctgcttctgaggataagttcatccgagtcaccagcctcagaaatcgcaagttaacagcagctcagatcagagaccagatgaatgccacacagagttctagcagcagacccatctctagaacaactgttaagaggagactgcgccaatcaggccttcatggtcaaatagctgctaggaaaccactgctaaggagaggcaacaagcagaagagtgccaacaagtgctaaacacctctgggaactccttcaagactgttgcaaaaccatttcaggtgactacctcttgaagctcatggagagaatgccaagagtgtgcaaagcagtaatcagagcaaagggtggctattttgaagaaactagaatataaaacatgttttcagttatttcacctttttttgttaagtacataactccacatgtgttcattcatagttttgatgccttcagtgagaatctacaatgtaaatagtcatgaaaataaagaaaacgcattgaatgagaaggtgtgtccaaacttttggcctgtactgtatgataTTATTGCTTTTTGACTATTCCCATCACTTTTATTTGGTCAGGACAAAAACTGCCACAGGATCTCCTGACATCTCAATTTAAGGTTTAAGTTATTGTTGGCAGCTGAGTCACTCATGCTACTCTGTTTTTGTAATTATTGTGCTAATAAAGACgtttctgcctctgtgtgtggagaCTTTGTCCCCGTGGAAGACGAGGCTCCTGCCAGTTAAGATGTTTTTCAACATGTCTTTTTTATTGGCAGTTAATTTGTCCAATATAGTGAGGAGAAATCCTGCCTGGAAATGTGCTCCATCAGGTTTCAGTATATTCTGTAATCTTTAAACATGCTCTGCTCTTCCCCTTTGCTCCTGCATCATCCACTGAACTGGAAAATTGggaattagtttttttttcttggtgctGACTGAACAACACACCGCTGGTAAAATGCACATCTGCTAATTCTCCTGTCAGTAACTTTATCCTTGTTTCTTTAACTCTGAGAGACAAGTTATAACTCAGGAGAAAACCTTTCACAGTTAAATAAACACAAGTTTAAAGTTTGATGAAGGACCATAGCTACTGTAGGTTTGAGTTCTCTCAACTTACCAAGTTTCAGTGTTGCAAGTGCAGAATATTAAGGTTATATTCACCACCCCATCATAATAACCATTATCCATCATCATTATGTTGAATGTTTGGCACTGTCACCTTTATCACCTACATTTACTGCAACCTcaacttttattttaacttatttataaGGGGTAGTGTGGGAGTAAAAACTGATGCAAACACCTGATGCAGGGTTTctcaaacattattttttatgtgGCAGCCCGCCACAATATCAGCATTCACTGCCACATATTATGTTTCTGTTTATGGgtcgtctctgtctctgttaacctctctctcaaacacattgGCTGCATTTGTAAATACTAAGAGCATCAGAGCGCACTCTGTcacaaactggactgtttgtacattttaggGAAGCACTGATTTATAGGCTGATATCTGCCTTGTTGACTGTCTATCGTCAAATGAGATGAACTtcaccaatggcagtggccagtgtttttctgttgtaaCACATTTTGCGCAGGCTGAAAAGCAGGGGTCAAGACTCACAGCCACAAACCTAAATTAATGAGCAGGTGCAAGAAGAATACAATGACTGTTTGACAAATGGGCTCAGGGATCTCACTGTTGTGTGACGAGAGGGCTTTGTAGCCGCCGGTGTCCCGGtgacaataaaaaacatgtttgggacgaacagagatcttccccgGGATGCAGTAACCTCACTATTATTGCGACAGAAGATGAACTCTATTGTTTTACCTGATAATGCTACGTTGAGAACAACACACAGCTGGTAATATGCACATGTACTAATTCCCCTGTCAgtaaatttatctttttttttttttttttttttaagatatgtttttggggggcgtcggtggcttagtgatagagcaggcgccccatgtacaaggctgttgccgcagcggcccaggttcgagtccagcctgtggccctttgctgcatgcccctctctctctccccctttcacacttggctgtcctgtccattaaaggcaaaaatgcccaaaaacatatctcaaacctgggccgctgcggcaacagccttgtacatggctgttgccgcagcggcaacagccttgtacatggggcaacagccttgtacatggggcgcctactctaccactaagccaccgacgccccaaattTATCCTTGTTTCTTGAACTCTAAAAGACAAGTCATAACTCAGGAGACATGTGAACAATGAATCCatgttgacatcagcaggaTGAGAGCTAGTTAGCGTTAGCTGATAGCAGCCGGCGGCCACAACTAACATCTCATGGACATTGTACTGAGTTgcattatgatgcgttcaagcttTATTCAAAAAATTAGTACTAGGTGGAGGTAGATTTTAGCactctcatgatgtgttcaatgtaatcttgtaaaatgtagtttttggcagAGCACCAAGCGCAGTGCAAGTGAAACTTGGCCATACAGAAAT
Coding sequences within:
- the vimr1 gene encoding vimentin produces the protein MRAASYTQKSLQVSGSSGRVRVQSPSPSRCRGSSYDSRGRAVYRSTAVELGTEIHQQHANEKEEMQELNVKFAGYIEKVQALEQRNAALQAELAALQGRYKGGPAGIGEEYELKFKEVRELIEALTNEKGAADIERGYIEEEVEVWRLRLEEELALKEEAEMILSEFRQDVDNATLQKAELEKRIEQLVAEIEFLKKLHDEEVADLMKQIEDSKISAELDGDRPDLAAYLRTMRAEIESVAARNVKEAEKWYKSKFDTLKEHAGKHEEQMKAMKDEITTFHNQVTELQNQIDGMRARNASLEQQLEDMEMSHMDKVGSLEGVIAQLEAQLCETKLEMTKYLQDYQELLHIKLKLDAEIATYRKLLEGEESRLGIANDA